Genomic segment of Glutamicibacter sp. JL.03c:
TACCATTCCGGAATTCACGACCTTAGACCCTACAAAGGCACAGAAGGAATGATTTTGTGATCAACTCAAGTGATCTCACTTTGAGCGCCATTGGCACCGACATTAAACGCAAGAGCGCCGATACTCTGGTTTTGGGTGTACTGAAGAACGACGGAAAAGCAACCATCGTCGCTTCGCCATTCACCGCGGAAACAACCTCGTCGCTTGAGCAGTCGCTGACCGCACTGGGAGCCGCCGGCAAGGCCGACGAAGTGACCTTGCTTCCAGGCGTAGAGGGTTCAAAGGCAAAGGTCCTGCAGTTCATTGGTTTGGGCGTCGAGGAACTAGCCGACCTCACCGATGAGCAGCTTCGCCGTGCTGCCGGCTCGGCCGCGCGACAGCTTAGCAATGCCAAGTCCGCCATCTTCGCGCTGCCATCAGACAGCGTTGAGCGGGTTGCCGCGATTGCAGAAGGCATCGCCTTGGGCAGCTACCGCTATGAAAACCAGCGCTCGAAGAAGAGCGACAAGCCGGTTTTAACCGATGCGCAGATCGCCACCGCGGTTGCGACGTCCAAAGATCTTCCGGCAGTGCTCAAGCGCGCGGCCATCCTCGGGCGTGCCGTGCGTGGCACCCGCGACCTGATCAATGCGCCGGCAAACTTGCTCTATCCTGAATCCTTCGCAACCGCAGTAAAGGACTACGCCAAGTCCTTGCCTTTGAAGGTCACGGTATTGGATGAGAAGCGTTTGGCCAAGGACGGCTTTGGCGGTTTGCTCGGTGTTGGCGGCGGTTCAGTTCGCCAGCCTCGCATGGTCAAGGTCGAGTATTCCCCCGCCAAGGCAACCAAGCACATTGCACTCATCGGCAAGGGCATCACCTTTGACACCGGTGGCACCTCGCTGAAGCCAGCTGCCGGCATGCACGCGATGAAGTCCGACATGTCCGGCGCTGCCGCGGTATTCCAAACTATCGCGGCCGTCTCGGAGCTGGGCCTGAACGTGAAGGTCACCGCATGGCTGTGCCTGGCAGAAAACATGCCAGGAGGCGCGTCGACCCGTCCGGGCGATGTCTTGACCATGTTCGGCGGCAAGACCGTCGAGGTGCTGAACACCGACGCCGAGGGTCGTTTGGTCATGGCCGATGGCCTCGCGGCAGCAAGTTTGGAAAAGCCGGATGTCATGATCGACATTGCTACCCTGACCGGAGCGCAGATGCTCGCCCTGGGCCTGCGGACCGCAGGGATCATGGGCGATGAGCAAGTACGCGACGACCTTGTTGCCGTCTCGGACCGGGTTGGCGAATTGGCTTGGGGCATGCCGCTGCCCGAAGAACTGCGTCCAAGCATCGAGTCGCAGGTTGCCGATCTGGCTAACATCGGTGAGCGCATGGGCGGCATGATGACCGCTGCAGTCTTCCTGGAGGAATTCGTTGGCGAGGTCGACGGAAAGAAGATCCCTTGGGCACACATCGACTTCGCCGGCCCTGCATTCAATGAGGGCAGCGCTTGGGGCTACACCCCGAAGAACGGCACCGGGTCGCAGGTTCGCACGCTCGTAGCTTATGCCGAGCAGCTCGCCGCAAAATAAGGACCGCTCGCCTGCTTAACCAGGTGGCAGTGCAACAGCAATTCTGATCCCCGGCATCAACTCGCACCTGAGTTTGGCGCCGGGACAGGATGAAAATAAGAGACATGCCTGACTTTTACGCCCGCGAAGGTGACTCTGGCCGGTTGGCGGTACTAAGGTAAGTTTTGAAACATCACCGTGGATCAATGGTGCGCGCCAACAAGCGTCATGCTCCCAATGATCTGCGACCGATCCCCTGGTCGGCCAAAGCCGGCCACACTTAGCGAATACGAGGGAGCGTTCACGTGGCCGATTCGGCAGCAACGCAAGAATTTGATGTCCTCATCCTCGGCGGTGGATCCGCTGGATACTCGGC
This window contains:
- a CDS encoding leucyl aminopeptidase, translating into MINSSDLTLSAIGTDIKRKSADTLVLGVLKNDGKATIVASPFTAETTSSLEQSLTALGAAGKADEVTLLPGVEGSKAKVLQFIGLGVEELADLTDEQLRRAAGSAARQLSNAKSAIFALPSDSVERVAAIAEGIALGSYRYENQRSKKSDKPVLTDAQIATAVATSKDLPAVLKRAAILGRAVRGTRDLINAPANLLYPESFATAVKDYAKSLPLKVTVLDEKRLAKDGFGGLLGVGGGSVRQPRMVKVEYSPAKATKHIALIGKGITFDTGGTSLKPAAGMHAMKSDMSGAAAVFQTIAAVSELGLNVKVTAWLCLAENMPGGASTRPGDVLTMFGGKTVEVLNTDAEGRLVMADGLAAASLEKPDVMIDIATLTGAQMLALGLRTAGIMGDEQVRDDLVAVSDRVGELAWGMPLPEELRPSIESQVADLANIGERMGGMMTAAVFLEEFVGEVDGKKIPWAHIDFAGPAFNEGSAWGYTPKNGTGSQVRTLVAYAEQLAAK